AGGCGGTGCAACTGGGCAAGGTTGTTGGCCCAGTCGTCCTCATGCTCGTCGTTCATGCTGGCCAGCAGAATGAAGTTCGGTCCGGCGGCGTCGTGTTCCATGATGGCTGTTCCATGATCCCGATGGCCTAGCCGGCCCGCAGCGGCAGGATCAGCGTGAACGCGCGCCACGGCGGCGTGACGGACTCGTAGGCCTGAGGCGGCGCATCCGCCAGCGGCGGGTCGGTGACGAGGGCGCCGCCGTGGTCGATCACCGTTTCCTGGATCTGGGTGATGGCGATGCTGGCGCCGTCGTGCGCGGCGCGCTCGGCGTTGAGCAAGGCATCGTCCGGCACCGCGTGGACCGGCGGATCGGACTCCCAAATCTGTTCTTCGCTGAGGGCAAAGCGGATCTCGCAGCCGTCCGGCCCGGTGTCCAGGTCGACCGTGACGCGGGCGTCATCCGCGTTGCGGCATCGCAAGAGGTAGTCGATCATCGACCGGAACGCCGCGGTCAGCGCCTGTGCATCGCCGGACACGGCCGGGCCGTCCTGCGAGGCCGTGTGGTTCGTGAGCGCGATCCGGCGCTGGTCGCGCGCGGGCAAGGCGGTCACCACGTCCTGCAGGCGCGCGCCCAGTTCGACGTCGCTGTGCGTGGCGCGCGTGCGCCGCCGCGATTCGCTGGCGCCGGCCAGCCGCTCGAACGTGATGTCGGCCTTGCCGATCTCGGCCACGATGCGCTCGCTCAAGTCCTGCGCCTGCGCGGCGACGACTTCCGCCGGTGTGCCTTGGCGCGCGTCGTCGTGCAGCAGCACCGTCTGCGAGGTCAGGCTGCACGCCAGCGACAACGAGGTGCGCGTCTGCCGGGCCACCTCGGCCACGGTCTCGCGCAGATACCGCAGGTCGCGCGCCCAGCCCAGATCCGCGATGTCGGTGAAGAACCAGATCGACATGTCCAGGCTGGGATCCAGGTCGGTCCGCGTGGCCAGCACGGAGCGCGGCTGGCCGGTGCTGTCCAGCAGCTCGATGCGCTCGCGCTTGACGGTGAAGGTGGAGGTCAACACGCCCAGCGTCGCTTCGTCGCCCGCGATGGCGTAGTCGGTGATCGACGGCGATTCGCTCAACGTGCGCCCGCGCCGGGGTTCCGCGCCGAGCATGTCGGTCGCCACGCGGTTCATCTCGATGACGGCGCCTTCGCGTCCCACAAACACCACGGCCTGCTCGGTTTCTGCCATGAGGCTTTGCTTGGTCTGGCTGAGCAGATGCTGGGCCAGGCCCTCTTCCAGCGACGCAATGATCTGCAGCAGGTCGCCGATGTCCGGCCCCTTGAAGGCGTGCGAGACCGACGACTCCACATCGAGCAGCCAGCGTATCCGGCCGTTCAGATGAATGGGCACCGTCATGGCCGAGCGCAGCGGCCGCTTGGGTCCGCCATAGCCGTGCTGCGCGTAGACCGGGTTGCCGATATCGTCCACCGCCAGCAGGCATCCTTGCGCCAGCGTGGCGCCCAGCATGCCCTTGTCGGTGGGCTGTTTGTAATCGGCCGGCAGCGCGTAGGCGGGCGCCAGGCTGTGCTGGGTGACGATCTCGAACCTGTCCTCCTGGCGGTTGACGCGATACAGCGCCACGTGTTCCCACAAGAAATGCTGCGAGAGCTGGACGATGATCTCGTCGGCGGCCTGTCGCAGCGATGCGGCGGCCATCACCTTGCGCCGCAGCGAATCTGCAAATTCGGCGCGCTCGTCGTCGCGTTCCTTTTCAAAGCGCATCAGCACGGGCTCAAGGTCCAGCGCGCGCAGCATCTCCAGATGCCGCTCGCCGTACGCGCCCGGCTGGCGCGAGCACAGGCTTAGCGCCGAGCTGTAGCCGCCCGCGCGCGTCACGGGCAGCGTGACGGAGGCCTCGATGCCCAGGTCCTGGTAGCAGCGCACGACCTCGTTGCCGGGTTCCGGCATGTTCTCCTGGACGAACGCGCCGATCTCGTCGACCCAGGTTCGGCCGGAATCCAGGAACGCGCGTATCGTGGGCGGCAGGTCCATCCAGCGCGCGGGCCACAGCTCCACGCCTTCGGGGCGCACGGCGATCGCGCGAAACAGCGACACGTCGTTGCCGTAGATGCCGAAGACCGCGTGCTCGAACGGGATGAGCCGCCGAATCTGTTCCAGGATGCGGTCCAGCTTCGTGCGCCAGCCGCCGACCGCGGGGTCCAGCGCGATGCGCCGGATCTCGTCGCGGGCGGATTCCAGCGTGCGCGACTGGATGACGGCGATCACGCCCAGCAGTTGGCCGTTGGGAGCGGGATCGGGCGTCATCACCAGCTCGAACTGCCGGTCGGCGTCGTCCGGCACCGGGATGGCGATGGTCACCGCGACCATCGCATCGCCTTCCGTGTCCTCCATGCAGCGCACGATGGCGCGCTGCACCGGTCCGCCGTCGGACGGCCGGAAATGCGCCGCCAGGCGGGTGCCGTACAGCGCGTCGCGCGGCAGGCCCAGCGTGCGCGCGGCCTCGGGGTTGGCGAAGCGGATCACGCCCTGCATGTCCAGCCGGAACACGGCGTAGGGGGTGCGCTCGAAACGGTGGGCCTCGGCCTCGCGGAACGGCATCCCGTCATTGACCAGCACGATGAGTTCGCCGCTGTCCAGCGTGCATAGCGGAATGAGCTGCGCGGGCACGCGCGCGCCGCCGGCGCGCCGATACACGACGTCGACGGGGCCGTCCCCCATGCGCAGCGGCTTGGCAAGACCGTAGACCTGACTGACGTGGCGGCCGACGAGCGCATCGTGCGCCAGCGGCAGGACGCTGCTGGCCGCCACGATCTCGCCCGCGGCGGCCAGCACGAGGCAAGGCACGCCGACCTGGGACAGCACGCGCGCAACCTCGGCGGGCTCGCCAAAAAGGGAAAACTCGCGCAACGCCCCATCCTGGGAAAGCGCCGGCGCCTCGGGATAGGGTTCTGGCTCCATCTCTGTCATGACAAGACCTCTTCACCCGGCGTCACCGCTTGATGAACGCGATGACCTGCTGTTGCGTACCCTTGTCGTTGTCGAAGCCGCCATGCGTGCTGGAGGCCACCGGCACGGCGCGGGCGGTGGCCGAAGGGCTGCCTGCCGGCGAGACGTGAACCGCATCGCACGGAATGGCGGCCTCGCGGAAATAGCGTTCCATGCCCAGCAACGGCGTGGTGGTGCCGCCCTCGAACGATTCGCTGACCAGGTACAGCAGCGAGCGCCGGTACGGTCCGCAGGTCGGGTCGTCCTCTTCGGCGCGATCCGACAGATGGAACTGCTGGTAGCGCTTCACGCGGCTGCCCAGGTGCGGCACGACCAGATCCTGGAAGGTTTTCATCGTGACGGCGGGCGCCATCAGGCTCAGCGATTCCAGCTCGCCGCCGTCCGCCGTCAGGCGCTTGACGAAGTGGCTGGCGACGATGGCGCCGGCCGAATGGCCCACGATGTGCAGGCGCACGCGGCCGCGCGCGACATGCGTCTTGAAGTGCTTGTACAGCAGGATCATCGCGGCCTCTTCGCCGCCATTGACGGCCGGCTCGCTCATGGCTTCGGCGTTCTGCTTCATCTCGCCCCAGATCACGGTGCCGGGGCGCGCCAGCCAACGTTCAAGCCGTTGATTCCACCAGCGTTCCAGCCGCTCGCCGATGCCGCCGGTGGTGCGCGGCACGTTGCTCGCCGCGTCGCGGATGATGTTCTTTACGGTGCTGATGAAATCCGTTTCCCACATCAGGAAGACGGGAAAGATCTGGTTGTCGTAGAGCAGCGGAATCCACTCGGCGGCGGCTTCGGCCGCGTCGTTCTCGCCGACCAGGCCGCCGTGCGCGTAGACGCAGACGTCCATCGGCTTGTCCTTCAGGTTCCAGCGCTCGCGCGCGGCGGCCATGTGCACGTCCACGATGGCGCGCAGGTCGTCCGGCGTGGTGCGAAAGGCGCCGCTGTTGCTGAGCTTGCCGTTATTGCCGACGTTGACGATGAAGGGCGTGAGCTCGCGGTCGCGCAGCACCTTGCCGGCGGCCAGCGTCACCTTCTGACCTTCCGTGCGCAGGCTGATGCTGTTCGCAATTCGGTCGTGCTCGTGCGTGACCACGCCAAGCTGCACGACCCAGCAGTCCATCGCGTTGCGCAGCCAGTCGTCGTAGGTCAGCACGGCCATGCCGTACGTGCCCCATTCCTCGCCCCACGAGTTCTGGATCAGAAAGCCGTCCTGCGTGTAGCCGACGATGACGAAGGCGTGGCCCTGCATCGCCATGTCCTGTCCGGTGGACGGGATGACCCAGAACGGCCGGGCGACGGGCGTGGGCTCGTCGTCGTGCGGCGTGACGCCGTGGCCGTCGTCCCAGCCGTCGTGGCAGCCCGCGCTGGCATACAGGATGCCGACCTCGTTCAGCGCGGCGTGCATCTCGACGATGCTGCGCGTGTCGATGCGGTAGTAGGCGCCCAGCGGCCGCTTCACGGCGTCCAGCCACCAGTCGTCTTCGGGGCGCTTGGCCGCCGGCGGCATGTCGATGGTGGGGAACAGGCCCTGCGCGCAGGCGCCATGCCGGAACCAGCCCTTCAACGCGCCGCGCAGGCTGGAGCCGCTGTCGTCGACCGATCCCGGAAACTCGTCGTAGCGCCGCGCCATCGAATACAGCATGTAGGGCGAGATCGCGGGACGGGTATCGCGCTCGGACTTGCGCAGCAGGTATTCGACCACCGTGGACAGGGCAAAGCCCGTGCAGGCCGACGTTTCGCCCTGGTGCTTCACCGTCAGCCCCATCACGGGAATCATCTCCGCCTTGGGCGTGACGGAAATGTTGGGCCGGAACAGGATGTCGCGGGCGTCGAAGGCATCGGGCTTGGCGGACCGCTCGAAGGGCCGCACGGACGGGGTGTCATCCTGCTTGCGGCGTTTGCGGGCCTTCGGGGCCGGATCTTCCGGGGCCGCGGCGGACGCTTGCGCCTTGCTCTTCTTCTTTGCCGCGGGCTTGGCCGCCGTGCGCGCTGCCGCCTTTCGGGTCGCCACCTTTCGGGTCGCCATGTCGTTCTCCCAATGCCGGCGGCCGGCTAGGACGCCAGCTTCAAGCTGGCGATGTAGCGCGGCGCATCGGCGGCCAGCTTGGCCTGCACGTCGTCGCGAAGCTGTTCATACAGGGCGGCGTTCAGCGTCAGGCGCTGCGCGCAGGCCCAGAAGTTCACCTGGCGCGCGCCCCACTGCGCGAACAGGAAACGCTTGCGGCTGTCCACGGCGCGAAAGTAGTAGGCGCCCAGCGCCATCGACAGCCCGCCGCCGCGATCGCGCTGCACGGCGCCCAGCTGAAAATTGCCGCCCGACTGCGACGACGCGTGAAAGTCGAAGAGCTTCACGGTGTCGTCGTCTTCGGCCAACTGGCCCAGCGCGGTCACGGCCTGGTCCAGCACCGCCAGCTGATCGCGCCGCGCGACGGCCAGCAGCAGGTCGACGGCCACCTGGTCCATGCGGAACTCGCGCTCGTCTTCCTCGTGATGGGTAAAGCTCATCTGCCCGCTGGTCCAGCCCAGGTTCTCCAGCACTTCCACGTAGGTCTGATACCAGGCCTGCGATTGGGTGAATCGGTCATGGGCGGCGCTGGCCGCGCGTTGCGCCAGTTGCAGCGAATACAGCACGTCGCCGCGTTCCTGTTCCTGCAAGCCCGACGCAAACGACAGCACGCTGCCGGCGTTGATGCTGGCCTGCGGCGCCTGCCGCGCGGTCTTGCCCGCGGCGCCGGCACGCAGCACCGCGCCCGAGCGTTTGGCGGGCGCCCGCCGCCGGGCAACGGGCATGCCGGGCGGCTCCAGCGTCTGCACCGCCAGGTCGTTCAGATAACCGTGGATACCAACCGCGTTGACGCCGTGGTCCGGCATGGTCGAGGTGGGCATCGCGCTCTTGGATGCGCGGCGCGCGGCCGGACGCGGCGGCGGGGCGGGCGACACCAGCGCGCCGTCTTCGGAAAACGTGGCGGCCAGGATGAAGTCCGCTTCCGCGGCGGAATAGGCGGGGTCCCAATGCGAGTTCTCGGGGACGTGGCAATGGCCGAAGTGGCCGCTCGCCGAATCCCAGATGGCCGGGTCGCGGTTATGGCCGCCGGGATCCTTGCCGTTCTTGGCCGGCAAGGGGCGGCCGGACGGCCATTTGCGGGGGATATCGTGCTGCGCCTCGATCCAGCGGCACAGGCGCGCCACGTTGGTCAGCGCGCGGCTATCCTTGGGCAGATGCGCGAATCCCACCAGTTCGATCTGCACGGCAGAATCCCGGTTGGTCTGCACGCCGCCCGCATCGTTGCGCAGCGCCCGCGCGCCATCGGCGGTGTCGACGTGCTGGAAGATGGTGGTGGCGTCGACCGTGAAGTGGGGGTCGGATCGGTTGCGGCGGAACGCGTCCATCGCACCCTGCGCGGTGCTGCCTTCGGTCGTGTGATGAACGATCTTGAAGGGGCCGCCAAGATGAGGCCCGGACGAGCCGGAAATGGGTCGCCACGTCGCAAATGGACATCGTGCCATCGATGGTCTCCTGGGCACGGGCGCGGGTGTTCTTGGCAAGACGACATGACGACGATGATGCGGCGCCCCTTCCCCGGATATATATGCGGACCTCATCCGCCTTGCTAGTAGCCGAAAGTATTAATCCTTGAATTTGCAATGGTGCTTACGCATCATACGGCCCCGGTTGCGCTCGTCCAGAAGGATGAGGCGCGGCGCTTGCGCCGCCCTTCGGACGCATGCCGCGGCGCTAGGCCGCTTTCTGGATGCGCACCGGAATCGACTTGTAGCTGGGCGTGCCGCTGGCCGCGTCCTGGTAATCCAGCGGGCAAAGATTGTTGGCTTCCGGGTAATACGCGCCCACCGACCCCGCCGCGATGTCATGCTGGATGGCCGTCAGCCGCAGCCGCCGGTGCGTCTGACCGGGCAGGCTGGTGACGATGTCGACCTCGTCGCCGTGCGCAATGCCGTAACGCGCCAGGTCGGCGGCATTCATGAACAGCACGTCGCGGCGGCCGAATACGCCGCGATAGCGGTCGTCCAGACCGTAAATGGTGGTGTTGTACTGGTCGTGGCTGCGCAGCGTGGTGAGCCGCAGGATGTTGCCTTCGACGATGTCCGGATCCTCGCGCAGGCCCGCGAACGGAATGAACTCCGCCTTGCCCGACGCCGTCTTCCAGATGCGCTCGGTGGGCGGCAGCGGCAGGCGGAAGCCGCCGGGGATGCGGATGCGTTCGTTGTAGTCGCGAAAATCCGGGTAGATCTTTTCGATCAGGTCGCGGATGCGGTCGTAGTCCTCGATCAGGTGCGCCCAGTTGACGCGGCTGTGCGGCAGCGTCGCCTGCGCCATGCCGGCGATGATGGCCGGTTCCGAACGCAGGTGCGGCGAGGCAGGCACAAGCTTGCCGCGCGAGGCATGCACCATCGACATCGAATCCTCGACCGTGACCGATTGCGCGCCGCCGGCCTGCACGTCGCTTTCCGTGCGGCCCAGCACCGGCAGGATGATCGACGCCTTGCCGATCAACAGGTGCGAGCGGTTCAGCTTGGTGTTCAGATGCACCGCCAGGTCCAGTTGCCGCATGCCGCGCTCGCAGGCCTCGGTGTCGGGCAGCGCGATCGCGAAGTTGCCGCCCAGGCAGATCAGCGCCTTGGCGCGGCCTGCGGCCATTGCCTTCATGGCTTCGACCGCATCATGGCCGGTCCGGTCTGGGGGCCGGAAGCCGAAGGTCTGTTCGACGTGGTCGAACATGGTGTTGTCGATCTTCTCGGTGATGCCGACCGTGCGGTTGCCCTGCACGTTGGAGTGCCCGCGCAGGGGACAGATGCCCGCGCCCGGCTTGCCGAAGTTGCCGCGCATCAAGAGCAGCGCGGCGATCTGCTGCACGTTGCTCGTGCCCTTTTCGTGCTGCGTGATGCCCATGCCGTAGGTGACGATGGTGGCGTTGGAACGCGCATAGGCCTCGGCCACCAGCTCCAGGTCGCGCCGGCGCAGTCCGCTGGCCTGTTCGATGTCGGTCCAGCTCGTGGCGTCCAGGTCCTGCGCGAAGGCCTCGTAGCCGTTGGTGTGCCGCGCAATGAATTCGTGGTCCAGCGTGTTGCGCCCGTCGCGGTCCGCGTCCATCAGCGCCTTCATGATGCCCTTGAGCGCGGCGGCGTCGCCGCCGACCTTGACCTGGTAATACGTGGAGGCGATGGCTGTGGAACCGAAGGTGCCCATCTCGATCGGGTCCTGCGGATCGGCAAAGCGCTCCAGCGAGCGTTCGCGCAGCGGATTGAACACGATGATGGGCACACCGCGGCGCGCGCACTCGTGCAGGGTGCCCATCATGCGCGGATGGTTCGTGCCGGGGTTGTGTCCCATCGAGATGATGAGGTCGCACTTGTCGAAGTCGTCCAGCGACACCGTCCCCTTGCCGATGCCGATGGCCTTGGGCAGTCCGACGCTGGTGGCCTCGTGGCACATGTTGGAGCAGTCGGGAAAATTGTTGGTGCCGAACTCTCGGGCATACAGGCTGAAGAGGAACGCGGCTTCGTTGGACGCGCGCCCTGACGTATAGAACTCGGCCATGTCCGGGTCGGGCAGGCTGGCAAGCGTTTCGCCGATGCGCGCGAACGCGGCGTCCCATTCGATGGGCTGATAGGTGTCGCTGGCGGCGTCGTAGGCCAGCGGATGGGTCAGGCGGCCCGCGTTTTCCAGGTCGTGGTCGGTCCAGGTCAGCAGCTCGGTCACCGTGTGCGCGGCGAAGAACTCGGGCGTCACGCGCTTGCGGGTGGCTTCCCAGGTGACGGCCTTTGCGCCGTTTTCGCAGAACTGGAAGGTGGACGTATGCGCCTTGTCGGGCCAGGCGCAGCCGGGACAATCGAAGCCGTCGGGCTTGTTGGTGCGCAGAAGCAGCACGGGCGCTTCGGCGATGCGCATCTGGTTGGCCACCGCCTGCGCGGTCGCTTTCAGGGCGCCCCAGCCGCCCGCCGGAGCGTCGTAGCGGTGGATGCCAATGGGTTTGCCTTGGGTCATGCGGGTCTCCGGAATTCAGGAAGCGGTGCGCGCGGCGGCGGGGGCGGCCGCAAGCCGCGCTTCGCGGGCGGCGCAGTAGCGGCTGGTCAGCACCGAGCCGGCCACCGCCACGATGATGGGAACAAGAAAGGCCTGGTCGACCCGGGTGAATTCCAGGATCAGCACCACTGCGGTCAGCGGCATGCGCATCGACGAAGCCAGAAAGGCGGCGGCGCCCACCACGGCAAACGCGCCGGGCGGCGAATCGGGCCAGGCCATGCTCCACAGCCCGCCCAGCACGACGGCCAGCGACGCGCCGACGGCGATGGCGGGGGTGAGCAGACCGCCCTCCGCGCCCGCGCGCAGCGTGCAGGCGACGACGACCACCTTCATCACGGCCAGCGTGGCGGCCAGGGCGATGGTCAGCTCATTGTCGAAACTCAGTTGCGCCGGTCCCTTGCCGTTGCCCAGCAGCGCGGGCAGATAGATTGCAAGCAGGCCGATCAGCGTGAAATTGACCAGGCAGGCCACGGGCAGTTGCCAGCCCCGGGCAGCATTGGCGCGCGCCGCGGCCGTCAGCCGCTGAAAGCCGTGCGCCGCGCAGCCGAACAGCGGGCCGGCCACGATGGCCCAGACCACCAGGCTTGCGCTGATCTGCATGGCGGGCACGGCGTACTGGATGTCGTTGCCCAATCCGGCCCAGGCCACCACCGCGCCAATGCAGCAGGCGATAAGCGCGGCGACCACTGCGGGCCAGGCGAACGAGCCCAGCAGCACCTCCAGCACGAACAGCGCCGCGCCGAGCGGCACGTTATAGACGGCGGCCAGCCCCGCGCCGGCGCCACAGGCGATGACGATCCGGTGCTGCGCGGGCGGCAGGCGCAGCAGCGCGGCCAGCCGGCCGCCGGCCAGCGCGCCGACTTCGCGCGGGGCGACCTCGCGGCCCAGCGGCGAGCCCAGCCCGACAGTCACGATCTGCAGGATGGCGTGCGCCATGGTCGTCGCCGGGGGCATCGCTTGCGTGGTGTCTGACACCGCCTTCTTGACGCTGACCAGGGGACGGCCATAGCGATAGATCAGCCACCATCCGCCGCCGGCCGCCAGGCCGCACAGCACCAGCGCCAGCACGCGGCGCGGGCCGCTGGCGGCCTGCACGCCTTCAAGGAATGTTTCGTGGCTGATGATCTGGCCGCCGCCGTAGCCGTAGGCCAGGTGCTGGACGGCGTGCAGCAGCATGCCGAGCAGCATGCCGCCCAGCCCTGCGAAAAGGCCGGTCAGGACCACCGCGAGAAGAAACCGCGGGCGCAGCCAGGACGGATCATCGGGCGTTGGATCGTTCATGCCAGGACGGGCTCCCATCGGGTGGTGCGCCGGCGCATCGGGCCGCGCGCTGCGATGAGGCAGTGTAGGGCCCGATCCTTTCATTCTGGCCACTTCGGGCCGCAAACCCATACCAATTGGTTAGGGCTTAATCCCGAATTCTCTCGGGCGCGCTCAGAAAGGCGCCCCTGACGGCGGAATGCAGTTGCCGCGCCCACCCGAGCAAGGCGTGATCTTCGTCGGCCCGCGCGACCCACTGCACGCCGACCGGCAGGCCATTGTCCGCGCAGCCCGTCGGCAGGTGCAGTGCCGGCCAGCCCAGCAGCGACCATATGCGATTAAAGAGGGACGAGCCGGTGGAACGCACTCCCTCGGGCGCTTCGGACGGGGCGCTGGGCGTGATGACGAAGTCCACGTCGCCGAAACGCGCCTGCCACTCGCGGGACAGCTGCACGCGGCGTTGCTGGAGCGCCACGTATTCCGAGTACGGAATCGCCAGCCCGCGGTCCACCGCCGCACGCAGCGCCGGCGATAGCAGGCAACCTTGCGCGCCGAGCACCACCGGCAGCAGGCCGCGCGCCAGTTCGGCGAGCATGGTCTGCGAATGGATGTGCAGCAGCGTCTGCAGGTCTGCATCCACGTCCGGCGCGGTCATGTGGGCGCCCTGTTCCCGCAGGACTGCCGCGCAGTCGTTGAGCGTCTTTCGCGCGGCGGCACTCAGGTCGCCGATCGCGCTTGCGGTCACCAGTGCGACGCGCGGCGCGCGGTCGGGACGCGGTGCGGCCGAGCCCGGCAGCAGCACCGAGGCCACCTGCTGGGACTGCTCCACGTCGCGCGTGAACCAGCCGATGGTGTCCAGCGAGTCGCACAGCACGTGCATGCCTTGCCGATGCACCCGGCCGAAAGTGGGTTTGAAGCCGACCACGCCGCAGAAGGCGGCGGGGCGGATCATGGATCCGCCCGTTTGCGTCCCCAGCGCCATGTCGACCATGCCCGCGGCAACCGCCGCCGCGGATCCGCTGGACGAGCCGCCCGGCGTATGCGCCGGATTGCGCGGGTTGCGGGTCGGACCCGGCGTGACATACGCGTATT
The DNA window shown above is from Achromobacter spanius and carries:
- a CDS encoding C1 family peptidase gives rise to the protein MATRKVATRKAAARTAAKPAAKKKSKAQASAAAPEDPAPKARKRRKQDDTPSVRPFERSAKPDAFDARDILFRPNISVTPKAEMIPVMGLTVKHQGETSACTGFALSTVVEYLLRKSERDTRPAISPYMLYSMARRYDEFPGSVDDSGSSLRGALKGWFRHGACAQGLFPTIDMPPAAKRPEDDWWLDAVKRPLGAYYRIDTRSIVEMHAALNEVGILYASAGCHDGWDDGHGVTPHDDEPTPVARPFWVIPSTGQDMAMQGHAFVIVGYTQDGFLIQNSWGEEWGTYGMAVLTYDDWLRNAMDCWVVQLGVVTHEHDRIANSISLRTEGQKVTLAAGKVLRDRELTPFIVNVGNNGKLSNSGAFRTTPDDLRAIVDVHMAAARERWNLKDKPMDVCVYAHGGLVGENDAAEAAAEWIPLLYDNQIFPVFLMWETDFISTVKNIIRDAASNVPRTTGGIGERLERWWNQRLERWLARPGTVIWGEMKQNAEAMSEPAVNGGEEAAMILLYKHFKTHVARGRVRLHIVGHSAGAIVASHFVKRLTADGGELESLSLMAPAVTMKTFQDLVVPHLGSRVKRYQQFHLSDRAEEDDPTCGPYRRSLLYLVSESFEGGTTTPLLGMERYFREAAIPCDAVHVSPAGSPSATARAVPVASSTHGGFDNDKGTQQQVIAFIKR
- a CDS encoding chloride channel protein encodes the protein MNDPTPDDPSWLRPRFLLAVVLTGLFAGLGGMLLGMLLHAVQHLAYGYGGGQIISHETFLEGVQAASGPRRVLALVLCGLAAGGGWWLIYRYGRPLVSVKKAVSDTTQAMPPATTMAHAILQIVTVGLGSPLGREVAPREVGALAGGRLAALLRLPPAQHRIVIACGAGAGLAAVYNVPLGAALFVLEVLLGSFAWPAVVAALIACCIGAVVAWAGLGNDIQYAVPAMQISASLVVWAIVAGPLFGCAAHGFQRLTAAARANAARGWQLPVACLVNFTLIGLLAIYLPALLGNGKGPAQLSFDNELTIALAATLAVMKVVVVACTLRAGAEGGLLTPAIAVGASLAVVLGGLWSMAWPDSPPGAFAVVGAAAFLASSMRMPLTAVVLILEFTRVDQAFLVPIIVAVAGSVLTSRYCAAREARLAAAPAAARTAS
- a CDS encoding PAS domain-containing protein produces the protein MTEMEPEPYPEAPALSQDGALREFSLFGEPAEVARVLSQVGVPCLVLAAAGEIVAASSVLPLAHDALVGRHVSQVYGLAKPLRMGDGPVDVVYRRAGGARVPAQLIPLCTLDSGELIVLVNDGMPFREAEAHRFERTPYAVFRLDMQGVIRFANPEAARTLGLPRDALYGTRLAAHFRPSDGGPVQRAIVRCMEDTEGDAMVAVTIAIPVPDDADRQFELVMTPDPAPNGQLLGVIAVIQSRTLESARDEIRRIALDPAVGGWRTKLDRILEQIRRLIPFEHAVFGIYGNDVSLFRAIAVRPEGVELWPARWMDLPPTIRAFLDSGRTWVDEIGAFVQENMPEPGNEVVRCYQDLGIEASVTLPVTRAGGYSSALSLCSRQPGAYGERHLEMLRALDLEPVLMRFEKERDDERAEFADSLRRKVMAAASLRQAADEIIVQLSQHFLWEHVALYRVNRQEDRFEIVTQHSLAPAYALPADYKQPTDKGMLGATLAQGCLLAVDDIGNPVYAQHGYGGPKRPLRSAMTVPIHLNGRIRWLLDVESSVSHAFKGPDIGDLLQIIASLEEGLAQHLLSQTKQSLMAETEQAVVFVGREGAVIEMNRVATDMLGAEPRRGRTLSESPSITDYAIAGDEATLGVLTSTFTVKRERIELLDSTGQPRSVLATRTDLDPSLDMSIWFFTDIADLGWARDLRYLRETVAEVARQTRTSLSLACSLTSQTVLLHDDARQGTPAEVVAAQAQDLSERIVAEIGKADITFERLAGASESRRRTRATHSDVELGARLQDVVTALPARDQRRIALTNHTASQDGPAVSGDAQALTAAFRSMIDYLLRCRNADDARVTVDLDTGPDGCEIRFALSEEQIWESDPPVHAVPDDALLNAERAAHDGASIAITQIQETVIDHGGALVTDPPLADAPPQAYESVTPPWRAFTLILPLRAG
- a CDS encoding FdhF/YdeP family oxidoreductase, producing MTQGKPIGIHRYDAPAGGWGALKATAQAVANQMRIAEAPVLLLRTNKPDGFDCPGCAWPDKAHTSTFQFCENGAKAVTWEATRKRVTPEFFAAHTVTELLTWTDHDLENAGRLTHPLAYDAASDTYQPIEWDAAFARIGETLASLPDPDMAEFYTSGRASNEAAFLFSLYAREFGTNNFPDCSNMCHEATSVGLPKAIGIGKGTVSLDDFDKCDLIISMGHNPGTNHPRMMGTLHECARRGVPIIVFNPLRERSLERFADPQDPIEMGTFGSTAIASTYYQVKVGGDAAALKGIMKALMDADRDGRNTLDHEFIARHTNGYEAFAQDLDATSWTDIEQASGLRRRDLELVAEAYARSNATIVTYGMGITQHEKGTSNVQQIAALLLMRGNFGKPGAGICPLRGHSNVQGNRTVGITEKIDNTMFDHVEQTFGFRPPDRTGHDAVEAMKAMAAGRAKALICLGGNFAIALPDTEACERGMRQLDLAVHLNTKLNRSHLLIGKASIILPVLGRTESDVQAGGAQSVTVEDSMSMVHASRGKLVPASPHLRSEPAIIAGMAQATLPHSRVNWAHLIEDYDRIRDLIEKIYPDFRDYNERIRIPGGFRLPLPPTERIWKTASGKAEFIPFAGLREDPDIVEGNILRLTTLRSHDQYNTTIYGLDDRYRGVFGRRDVLFMNAADLARYGIAHGDEVDIVTSLPGQTHRRLRLTAIQHDIAAGSVGAYYPEANNLCPLDYQDAASGTPSYKSIPVRIQKAA
- a CDS encoding amidase — its product is MMLAAQEALARSKAGDAQVQAWVCLADESAVAQSGTGELAGAGFGVKDVIDVAGLPTRSGSAAESAEPARRDATCVAQLRAAGAVPIGKTVTAEYAYVTPGPTRNPRNPAHTPGGSSSGSAAAVAAGMVDMALGTQTGGSMIRPAAFCGVVGFKPTFGRVHRQGMHVLCDSLDTIGWFTRDVEQSQQVASVLLPGSAAPRPDRAPRVALVTASAIGDLSAAARKTLNDCAAVLREQGAHMTAPDVDADLQTLLHIHSQTMLAELARGLLPVVLGAQGCLLSPALRAAVDRGLAIPYSEYVALQQRRVQLSREWQARFGDVDFVITPSAPSEAPEGVRSTGSSLFNRIWSLLGWPALHLPTGCADNGLPVGVQWVARADEDHALLGWARQLHSAVRGAFLSAPERIRD
- a CDS encoding N-acetylmuramoyl-L-alanine amidase, whose translation is MARCPFATWRPISGSSGPHLGGPFKIVHHTTEGSTAQGAMDAFRRNRSDPHFTVDATTIFQHVDTADGARALRNDAGGVQTNRDSAVQIELVGFAHLPKDSRALTNVARLCRWIEAQHDIPRKWPSGRPLPAKNGKDPGGHNRDPAIWDSASGHFGHCHVPENSHWDPAYSAAEADFILAATFSEDGALVSPAPPPRPAARRASKSAMPTSTMPDHGVNAVGIHGYLNDLAVQTLEPPGMPVARRRAPAKRSGAVLRAGAAGKTARQAPQASINAGSVLSFASGLQEQERGDVLYSLQLAQRAASAAHDRFTQSQAWYQTYVEVLENLGWTSGQMSFTHHEEDEREFRMDQVAVDLLLAVARRDQLAVLDQAVTALGQLAEDDDTVKLFDFHASSQSGGNFQLGAVQRDRGGGLSMALGAYYFRAVDSRKRFLFAQWGARQVNFWACAQRLTLNAALYEQLRDDVQAKLAADAPRYIASLKLAS